In Bradyrhizobium guangdongense, the sequence GAGGCGTTGCGAATCGGGCTGGTGAACCGGCTCTGCTCGCCCGAGAAGCTGCAGGAGGAGACTTACGCCTATGCCCGCGATCTCGCCGATTTCGTCTCGCCGAGCGCGATGGCCGTGATCAAGCGGCAGCTCTACGAGGTGCCGTTCCAGACCCTGGCCGAAGCCACGATCGAGGCGAACAGGGAGATGATGGTGGCGCTGAACGGCAGCGACTTCAGGGAGGGCGTGGCGAGCTTCATGGAAAAACGGCCGCCGAGGTTTACCGGGAAGTAGGGGGGAATTCCTCAATCAGTCCGTCTTCGCCCTTCGGGCTACGCCGGACACCACGCTTCACCCTGTGGGCTCCTCGTGGCTGCGCCACGCGTAGCCCGAAGGGCGAAGCGTGGTGGAGCCAGGCGGGATCGAACCGCCGACCTCGTCATTGCGAACGACGCGCTCTCCCAGCTGAGCTATGGCCCCTTTGCTGGCCGCTCTGGTAAACGCGGCCGACAACCGGGCGCCATTTAAGTCCCCGCCAAGGTCAAGTCAAGGACGGGTGTAAGCGGGTTTTAGCCAAGAGGGGCACCGACTTCCCTTGTTTGGGCCGGGGGGAACCGATATCTAGCCAAGGTAACCCAAACACCACCCAAAACACTGCCCCAACGACACAGGCCCAGAGAGTGTTTCGCTGATGCGCCCGATAGTCTTCATTCTGATCCAGATCATCAATCTGTACATCTATCTGCTGATCGCATCGGCAATCCTGTCCTGGTTGATCGCGTTCAACGTCGTGAACACCCGCAACCAGTTCGTCGGCGCGGTCGCAGAGTTTCTCTATCGGATCACCGAACCGGTCCTGGGGCCCATCAGGCGCAGGCTGCCCAACATGGGCGGGCTCGACGTCTCTCCGATCGTTGCCTTCTTCGTGCTGTGGTTGATTCAGCTCTATCTCGCTGAGTACGTCTATCCGAACGTGCCCTAACCAGCGGAACCGCGACCGAGCCTTGATGGCCCCTTGACCGAACCTTGGCGCATCTCCACCACGGGCATCAGCATCGCGCTGCGGGTGACGCCGCGTGGGGGGCGTGACGCCATCGACGGTATCGAGCAGTTGTCCGACGGCCGCAGCGTGCTGAAGCTGCGCGTGCGTGCCGTCGCCGACGGCGGAGAGGCAAATCGCGCGGTCCTGGCGCTGCTGGCAAAATCGCTTGGGGTGCCCAAGGCCAGTATCAGTCTGCTATCGGGGGCGACGTCCCGACTGAAGCAGGTCGCGGTCGAGGGCGATCCGGCACGGCTTGCCGAGGCGTTGCGCGAGCTCGCATCGGTCAAATCGAAGGACTAAGGAACTGACATGACGGCCACGATCATCGATGGAAAAGTCATCGCCGCGGACCTTCGCGACCGCGTCTCGGGCGAGGTCGCCCGCGTCAAGCGTGAGCACAATCTGGTGCCCGGACTCGCAGTCGTTCTGGTCGGCAATGATCCCGCCAGCGAGGTCTATGTCCGTTCCAAGCACAAGCAGACCCAGGCCGCCGGCATGGCCTCGTTCGAGCACAAGCTGCCCGCCGATGTCTCGCAGGCGGACCTGCTGGCCGTGGTCGCCAAGCTCAACCGCGATCCCGCCGTTCACGGCATCCTGGTGCAACTGCCGCTGCCCAAGGGCCTCGACACCGAGGCCGTGATCAATGCGATCGATCCCGCCAAGGATGTCGATGGCCTGCATCCGAACAATGCCGGCCGGCTTGCCGGCGGCTTCCAGGCGCTGTCGCCTTGCACGCCGCTCGGCTGCATCATCCTGACCAAGAGCGTGCATGCTTCGCTCGAAGGCATGAACGCCATCGTGATCGGCCGCTCCAATCTGGTCGGCCGCCCGCTGGTACAATTGCTGCTGAACGAGAACGCCACGGTGACGATCGCCCATTCGCGCTCGCGCGATCTGCCCGGGCTCGTGAAGCAGGCCGACCTGGTCTATGCCGCGGTCGGCAGGCCTGAGATGGTGCGCAGCGATTGGCTGAAGCCGGGTGCGACTGTGATCGACGTCGGCATCAACAGGATTCCGCAGGACGACGGCAAGACCCGCCTGGTCGGCGACGTCGCCTATCAGGAAGCGCTTGGCGTCGCCGGTGCGATCACGCCGGTGCCGGGCGGCGTCGGCCAGATGACGGTGGCGTGCCTGCTGGTGAACACGCTCCGCGCCGCCTGCGCGATCGCAGGCCTGCCGAAGCCGGCGGTGTAGCTATTTTCTTACCTCGCCCCGCTTGCGGGGAGAGGTCGAATTCGATCGCAGATCGAATTCGGGTGAGCGGTACAGGTCCGTCAGCAGCGTAGCGTGTGGAGGGAGGCCCCTCACCCCAGCCCTCTCCCCGTAAGAACGGGGCGAGGGAGCGCAGCTGTGCTCGGGTCGAAAGCTCAGCCCTTCTTCTTCTCGCGCTCGATGCCTTCGAGGATCAGCTTCGCCGCTTCCTCCGGACCGCCCCAGCGCAGGATCTTCACCCACTTGCCCTTCTCGAGATCCTTGTAGTGCTCGAAGAAGTGCTGGATCTGCTGCAGCGTGATGTCGGGCAGGTCGGAATACGATTTCACCTTGTCGTAGCGCTGCGTCAGCTTCGACGACGGCACCGCCAGGATCTTCTCGTCGCCGCCGGCCTCGTCCTCCATGAACAGCACGCCGACCGGACGGACGCTCATGACTGCGCCGGGGATGATGGCGCGGGTGTTGACGATCAGGACGTCGCAGGGATCGCCGTCATCGGACAGGGTGTGCGGGATGAAGCCGTAATTACCGGGGTAACGCATCGGCGTGTACAGGAAGCGGTCGACCACCAGCGTGCCGGCCTCCTTGTCCATCTCGTATTTGATCGGCTCGCCGCCCACCGGGACTTCGATGATGACGTTGACGTCGTGGGGGACATTTTTTCCGATCGAGACCGCATCGATACGCATTCAGAAGGCTCCGTTGTTGCCGAGGGTAAATCGCGCCCGGCAGCGATTTTGGCGCTGTCATACGCGGGCTTGGCCCGCTGATCCATGGTGTTTTTGTGAAAAAATGAATCCAGCGATCACCGGCGCAAAAGCGGGCGGTATCGACGGACGGATCAATGCTGCCGATTAAAGCATCAGCAGCTCAATCGGACCAACCTTAGTTCATCCAAGCCTTAGTTAGTCCAGGCGAAGGCAACCTTGTCGAGCGCCTTAGGTCCGAATCGCTCCGAAGAGCGCGCCACCATGCGGCCGCCCAAGGCGCGGTAGAACTCGGTGGCCGGATCGTTGTCCGAGAGCGCCCACACCACCATGCTCTTCAGATTGCTCTGCATGAGGTCGCGGCGGGCCGCAGTGAACAGCCGGCGGCCGAAGCCGAGGCCCTGAAACTCGGGGCGCAGGTAAAGCTCGTAGATCTCGCCGTCAAAGTGCAG encodes:
- a CDS encoding YggT family protein, whose translation is MRPIVFILIQIINLYIYLLIASAILSWLIAFNVVNTRNQFVGAVAEFLYRITEPVLGPIRRRLPNMGGLDVSPIVAFFVLWLIQLYLAEYVYPNVP
- a CDS encoding DUF167 domain-containing protein codes for the protein MTEPWRISTTGISIALRVTPRGGRDAIDGIEQLSDGRSVLKLRVRAVADGGEANRAVLALLAKSLGVPKASISLLSGATSRLKQVAVEGDPARLAEALRELASVKSKD
- the folD gene encoding bifunctional methylenetetrahydrofolate dehydrogenase/methenyltetrahydrofolate cyclohydrolase FolD, with translation MTATIIDGKVIAADLRDRVSGEVARVKREHNLVPGLAVVLVGNDPASEVYVRSKHKQTQAAGMASFEHKLPADVSQADLLAVVAKLNRDPAVHGILVQLPLPKGLDTEAVINAIDPAKDVDGLHPNNAGRLAGGFQALSPCTPLGCIILTKSVHASLEGMNAIVIGRSNLVGRPLVQLLLNENATVTIAHSRSRDLPGLVKQADLVYAAVGRPEMVRSDWLKPGATVIDVGINRIPQDDGKTRLVGDVAYQEALGVAGAITPVPGGVGQMTVACLLVNTLRAACAIAGLPKPAV
- the ppa gene encoding inorganic diphosphatase, giving the protein MRIDAVSIGKNVPHDVNVIIEVPVGGEPIKYEMDKEAGTLVVDRFLYTPMRYPGNYGFIPHTLSDDGDPCDVLIVNTRAIIPGAVMSVRPVGVLFMEDEAGGDEKILAVPSSKLTQRYDKVKSYSDLPDITLQQIQHFFEHYKDLEKGKWVKILRWGGPEEAAKLILEGIEREKKKG
- a CDS encoding GNAT family N-acetyltransferase — protein: MSTTLIEVRPAKAADATAVASTHDEAWRSAYQGIIPGAELEKLINRRGPQWWDSAIRKGSRVSVLVFGDKIAGYANYGRNRARSLHFDGEIYELYLRPEFQGLGFGRRLFTAARRDLMQSNLKSMVVWALSDNDPATEFYRALGGRMVARSSERFGPKALDKVAFAWTN